A portion of the Pseudarthrobacter sp. L1SW genome contains these proteins:
- a CDS encoding arginine repressor: MSAQPASPGSSPATKTARQARIAAILTGESVRSQAELAALLADDGVQVTQATLSRDLVELGAVRVRGKEGVLVYAVPGEGGERAAKSGVSQEILDARLARLCSELLVTAEASANIAVLRTPPGAANFLALAIDHSVMPSILGTIAGDDTVLLVSRDPEGGQDLAARFLQLAEEAGQ, from the coding sequence GTGTCTGCCCAACCGGCGTCGCCGGGCTCCAGCCCGGCAACCAAAACGGCCCGGCAGGCCCGGATCGCGGCCATCCTGACGGGTGAATCGGTGCGTTCCCAGGCTGAGCTGGCGGCCCTGCTGGCGGACGACGGTGTGCAGGTCACCCAGGCGACGCTGTCGCGGGACCTGGTGGAACTCGGCGCTGTCCGGGTGCGCGGCAAGGAGGGCGTGCTTGTCTACGCCGTACCCGGTGAAGGCGGCGAGCGGGCCGCTAAAAGCGGGGTGAGCCAGGAGATCCTGGACGCCCGGCTGGCCCGGCTCTGCAGTGAACTGCTGGTCACCGCGGAGGCCTCGGCCAACATCGCCGTGCTCCGTACCCCGCCGGGCGCCGCCAACTTCCTGGCACTCGCCATTGACCATTCGGTGATGCCGTCCATCCTGGGGACCATCGCCGGGGACGACACCGTGCTGCTGGTCTCCCGGGACCCCGAGGGCGGCCAGGACCTGGCCGCCAGGTTCCTGCAACTGGCTGAAGAAGCGGGGCAATAA
- a CDS encoding argininosuccinate synthase: MTERIVLAYSGGLDTSVAIGWIGEATGAEVIAVAVDVGQGGESLETIRQRALGCGAVEAYVADASDEFANEYCVPTLKANALYQGHYPLVSAISRPVIVKHLVKAAREFGATTVAHGCTGKGNDQVRFEVGIQTLGPDLKCIAPVRDLALTRDKAIAFAEEKGLPIETTKKNPYSIDQNVWGRAVETGYLEDIWNAPTKDIYDYTATPEFPPAPDEVIISFEAGVPVAIDGVKVTPLQAIKELNRRAGAQGVGRIDVVEDRLVGIKSREIYEAPGAMALITAHKHLEDITIEREQARFKATVGQRWAELVYDGQWFSPLKRSLDAFIEDTQKYVSGDIRMTLHGGQAIVNGRRSDTSLYDFNLATYDTGDTFDQSMARGFIELWGMSAKVASGRDIRVAGQ, encoded by the coding sequence GTGACTGAACGCATCGTGCTGGCCTACTCAGGCGGCCTGGACACCTCAGTAGCCATCGGCTGGATCGGCGAAGCCACCGGCGCCGAGGTCATCGCCGTGGCGGTCGACGTCGGACAGGGCGGCGAGTCCCTGGAGACCATCCGCCAGCGCGCCCTGGGCTGCGGCGCCGTCGAGGCCTACGTGGCCGACGCCTCCGACGAGTTCGCCAACGAGTACTGCGTCCCCACGCTCAAGGCCAACGCCCTCTACCAGGGCCACTACCCGCTGGTCTCGGCCATCTCCCGCCCGGTCATCGTCAAGCACCTGGTCAAGGCTGCCCGTGAATTCGGCGCCACCACGGTTGCCCACGGCTGCACCGGCAAGGGCAACGACCAGGTCCGCTTCGAAGTGGGCATCCAGACCCTGGGCCCGGACCTGAAGTGCATCGCTCCGGTCCGCGACCTTGCCCTCACCCGCGACAAGGCCATCGCGTTCGCCGAGGAAAAGGGCCTGCCGATCGAGACCACCAAGAAGAACCCGTACTCGATCGACCAGAACGTCTGGGGCCGCGCCGTGGAAACCGGCTACCTCGAAGACATCTGGAACGCCCCCACCAAGGACATCTACGACTACACCGCCACCCCGGAGTTCCCGCCGGCACCGGATGAGGTCATCATTTCCTTCGAAGCCGGCGTTCCGGTGGCGATCGACGGCGTGAAAGTCACCCCGCTGCAGGCCATCAAGGAACTCAACCGCCGCGCCGGCGCCCAGGGCGTGGGCCGGATCGACGTCGTCGAGGACCGCCTGGTGGGCATCAAGTCCCGCGAAATCTATGAAGCACCGGGTGCCATGGCGCTGATCACCGCGCACAAGCACCTCGAGGACATCACCATCGAGCGCGAGCAGGCCCGCTTCAAGGCAACCGTCGGCCAGCGCTGGGCCGAGCTGGTGTACGACGGCCAGTGGTTCTCCCCGCTCAAGCGCTCCCTGGACGCCTTCATCGAGGACACCCAGAAGTACGTCTCCGGCGACATCCGCATGACCCTGCACGGCGGCCAGGCGATCGTGAACGGGCGCCGCTCCGACACGTCGCTCTACGACTTCAACCTGGCCACCTACGACACCGGTGACACCTTCGACCAGTCCATGGCGCGCGGCTTCATCGAGCTGTGGGGCATGTCCGCCAAGGTTGCCTCCGGCCGCGACATCCGGGTCGCAGGTCAGTGA
- the argH gene encoding argininosuccinate lyase, producing MTSATNTGALWGGRFAGGPADALAALSKSTHFDWRLARYDIAGSKAHARVLHKAGLLDDAELEGMLAALTRLDEDVASGAYVPAESDEDVHGSLERGLIERAGAQLGGKLRAGRSRNDQVATLGRMFLRDHARIIARGVLATVDALVEQAKAHHGVAMPGRTHLQHAQPVLLSHHLLAHAWALLRDVQRLQDWDKRAGVSPYGSGALAGSSLGLDPEAVAADLGFFSAAHNSIDGTASRDVFAEFAWVCSMIGVDLSRISEEVILWATKEFSFVTLHDSYSTGSSIMPQKKNPDVAELARGKAGRLIGNLTGLLATLKGLPLAYNRDLQEDKEPVFDAADTLELLLPAVSGMIATLKFNTERMESLAPQGFALATDIAEWLVRQGVPFREAHELSGAAVKQAESRGVELWDLTDEEYAAISEHLTPEVRTVLSTEGSLNSRNSQGGTAPAAVERQLAALEAELAGAREYAA from the coding sequence GTGACAAGCGCTACAAATACCGGTGCACTGTGGGGCGGCCGGTTCGCCGGCGGCCCCGCCGATGCCCTGGCGGCCCTGAGCAAGTCCACCCACTTCGACTGGCGGCTGGCCCGCTACGACATTGCCGGCTCCAAGGCCCACGCGCGGGTGCTGCACAAGGCGGGCCTGCTGGACGACGCCGAGCTGGAAGGCATGCTGGCGGCCCTCACCCGGCTGGATGAGGACGTCGCCTCGGGCGCCTATGTGCCGGCCGAATCCGACGAGGACGTGCACGGCTCGCTGGAGCGCGGGCTGATCGAGCGCGCCGGCGCACAGTTGGGCGGCAAGCTCCGCGCCGGCCGGTCCCGCAACGACCAGGTTGCCACGCTGGGCCGGATGTTCCTGCGCGACCACGCCCGGATCATCGCCCGCGGCGTGCTGGCCACCGTGGATGCCCTCGTTGAGCAGGCCAAGGCGCACCACGGCGTTGCCATGCCGGGCCGAACCCACCTGCAGCACGCCCAGCCGGTGCTGCTCAGCCACCATCTCCTGGCCCACGCCTGGGCGCTGCTGCGCGATGTGCAGCGGCTCCAGGACTGGGACAAGCGCGCGGGCGTTTCGCCTTATGGCTCAGGTGCTTTGGCGGGATCTTCACTGGGGCTGGACCCCGAGGCCGTCGCGGCGGACCTGGGATTCTTCTCGGCGGCGCACAACTCGATCGACGGTACCGCGTCCCGCGACGTCTTCGCCGAGTTCGCCTGGGTCTGCTCCATGATCGGGGTGGACCTGTCCCGGATCTCCGAAGAGGTCATCCTGTGGGCCACCAAGGAGTTTTCCTTCGTCACGCTCCATGACTCGTACTCCACGGGGTCGTCCATCATGCCGCAGAAGAAGAACCCGGACGTGGCGGAGCTGGCACGTGGCAAGGCGGGGCGGCTGATCGGCAACCTGACCGGGCTCCTGGCCACGCTCAAGGGCCTGCCGCTGGCGTACAACCGCGACCTGCAGGAGGACAAGGAACCGGTCTTTGATGCCGCGGATACCCTTGAGCTCCTGCTCCCGGCGGTCTCCGGCATGATCGCGACGCTCAAGTTCAACACCGAACGGATGGAGTCGTTGGCGCCGCAGGGCTTCGCCTTGGCCACGGACATCGCGGAGTGGCTGGTCCGCCAGGGCGTCCCGTTCCGCGAGGCGCACGAGCTGTCCGGCGCGGCCGTCAAGCAGGCGGAATCCCGCGGCGTGGAGCTGTGGGACCTGACGGATGAGGAATACGCCGCCATCTCGGAGCACCTCACGCCGGAGGTCCGCACGGTCCTGTCTACTGAGGGATCGCTCAACAGCCGCAACTCCCAGGGCGGAACGGCACCGGCCGCCGTCGAACGCCAACTGGCTGCGCTGGAGGCGGAGCTCGCGGGCGCCCGGGAGTACGCAGCCTGA
- a CDS encoding pyridoxal 5'-phosphate synthase produces the protein MSETFRKFLRTLPDFPSDLPGFDPDKSPQDPVLLFKQWLDEALAAGELQPHACSLATVGPGSGGGQQPSSRMLILKNIDDDGWHFATSRASRKGRELGGNPHAALNFYWPSLGRQVRVAGPVVVLSAEASARDWAERPRADGRDNPEWQLYAIRPSEIEFWQASNDGNHIRHRLGADGARLD, from the coding sequence ATGAGCGAAACCTTCCGGAAGTTCCTTCGCACCCTGCCCGACTTTCCCTCTGACCTGCCCGGCTTCGATCCGGACAAGTCGCCGCAGGACCCGGTCCTGCTCTTCAAGCAGTGGCTGGACGAGGCCCTGGCGGCGGGAGAGCTGCAGCCGCATGCGTGCAGCCTGGCCACGGTTGGCCCCGGTTCCGGCGGTGGACAGCAGCCCTCGTCCAGGATGCTGATCCTGAAGAACATCGACGACGACGGCTGGCACTTTGCCACGTCCCGCGCGTCGCGCAAGGGCAGGGAACTGGGCGGCAACCCGCACGCCGCCCTCAACTTCTACTGGCCATCGCTGGGCCGGCAGGTCCGCGTGGCGGGTCCCGTCGTCGTGCTGTCCGCCGAGGCCTCGGCCAGGGACTGGGCCGAACGGCCGCGTGCGGACGGCAGGGACAACCCTGAGTGGCAGCTGTACGCCATCCGCCCCAGTGAGATCGAGTTCTGGCAGGCCAGCAACGACGGCAACCATATCCGCCACCGCCTGGGCGCGGACGGCGCGCGGCTGGACTAG
- a CDS encoding maleylpyruvate isomerase family mycothiol-dependent enzyme: protein MTAPAPDALLAGIHQAADDVTADAAKLTDADVKAPSALPGWTRGHVLAHLTGISNAMARQLEYAARGEKIELYDGGMDGRNKAIDMAAGHDAATHRTDLAAALERVLRAFDALPGIKDSSANRTGWWAPISYRGGVVLDGGLALWRELVIHNSDLLTGRGPETWSRPFCEHLFDFLAARVPPEEKLVLQPLGLPPVSIGSGNRSTVVSGMVTDIAAWLAGRTPTLGSLRASAAADGVDLPPLLPWPAGTPASK from the coding sequence ATGACCGCCCCCGCACCTGACGCACTGCTCGCCGGAATCCATCAAGCTGCCGATGACGTCACCGCCGACGCCGCCAAGCTCACCGATGCGGACGTGAAGGCTCCGTCCGCCCTGCCCGGTTGGACGCGCGGACACGTCCTGGCCCACCTCACGGGCATCTCGAACGCCATGGCACGGCAGCTTGAGTACGCGGCGCGCGGGGAAAAAATTGAGCTGTACGACGGCGGCATGGACGGCCGGAACAAGGCGATCGACATGGCTGCGGGCCACGATGCCGCTACGCACCGGACGGACCTGGCCGCGGCCCTGGAGCGTGTCCTGCGGGCGTTCGATGCGCTGCCGGGCATCAAGGATTCTTCGGCCAACCGCACCGGCTGGTGGGCGCCCATTTCCTATCGGGGCGGGGTGGTCCTGGACGGTGGCCTGGCCCTCTGGCGCGAGCTCGTCATCCATAACTCCGACCTGCTGACCGGCAGGGGACCGGAAACCTGGAGCCGGCCGTTCTGCGAGCACCTGTTCGACTTCCTCGCAGCCCGCGTCCCGCCGGAGGAGAAGCTTGTCCTGCAGCCGCTTGGCCTGCCGCCCGTCTCTATCGGCAGCGGCAACCGGTCCACCGTGGTCAGCGGCATGGTCACCGATATCGCCGCCTGGCTGGCCGGCCGCACACCCACGTTGGGGAGCCTGCGGGCTTCCGCCGCGGCCGACGGCGTCGACCTGCCGCCGCTGCTGCCCTGGCCGGCCGGGACCCCTGCATCCAAATAG
- a CDS encoding methylated-DNA--[protein]-cysteine S-methyltransferase, translated as MKAQLLQMSTPDGPFTILAQDGVVLSSGWTGKSGDLTGQIHPSLRPASVELVTDLGEISAAVEAFYGGDPAPAMQVPVRQKSGPFRAHAWDVLRLVQPGSPVTYTEYAGLAGNPKAVRAAASACAFNAAALFVPCHRVIRTDGSLGGFRWGLPIKQSLLAREAA; from the coding sequence ATGAAGGCCCAGTTGCTCCAGATGTCCACCCCGGACGGACCGTTCACCATCCTGGCCCAGGACGGCGTGGTCCTCTCCAGCGGCTGGACCGGCAAGTCCGGCGACCTGACCGGGCAAATCCACCCCTCCCTGCGGCCCGCTTCGGTTGAACTGGTCACCGACCTTGGGGAAATCTCGGCTGCCGTGGAGGCGTTCTACGGGGGCGATCCGGCGCCGGCCATGCAGGTGCCGGTGAGGCAGAAGTCCGGGCCGTTCCGCGCCCACGCCTGGGACGTGCTCCGGCTGGTGCAGCCTGGATCCCCCGTGACGTACACCGAGTATGCCGGGCTGGCCGGCAACCCGAAGGCCGTCAGGGCGGCGGCCAGCGCCTGCGCCTTCAATGCCGCTGCCCTGTTTGTTCCCTGCCACCGCGTGATCCGGACGGACGGGTCGCTGGGCGGCTTCCGGTGGGGACTGCCCATCAAACAGAGCCTGCTGGCGCGCGAAGCCGCCTGA
- a CDS encoding DNA-3-methyladenine glycosylase 2 family protein — protein sequence MDFWQRYRAIDARDTRFDGQFYTAVRTTGIYCRPSCPARTPKAANVTFYETSAAAHDAGYRACKRCLPEAVPGTPAWNLRQDIAGRAMRLINDGVINRDGVEGLAARLGYSSRQLNRILTQELGAGPLSLARAGRAQTARTLLVSTTMKLADVAFAAGFSSVRQFNETMLEVFGMTPTALRAARQPKAPAGSTAITLRLPYREPFDPGIFTFLAVRALPGIEVGTTASYARTLRLPHGDARFRVDYDDGGPGRPLTLTIGAVDLRDLPALLSRVRRLFDLDADPVAIDNALAGDNRLTDAVAGAPGIRMPGALDPAEMLVRAMVGQQVTVAAARTALTQLAAVGRPSQSPGEGLDRMFPTAAEIAADGHALLRGPRKRTEALLAAASALAEGRLDFGYGDDPASLAAKLLPLAGVGPWTVGYLTMRVLGAPDVFLANDAAVRNGIKALSGMAEAAANAGPGLPGAAGRTPDFREVSPWRSYATMHLWRAAAPSTAGARPRAAALAAAGTSTARTSTAEKANR from the coding sequence ATGGACTTCTGGCAGCGCTACCGGGCAATCGATGCCCGGGACACCCGGTTCGACGGGCAGTTCTACACTGCCGTCCGGACCACGGGCATCTACTGCCGCCCCTCCTGCCCGGCCAGGACCCCCAAAGCCGCCAACGTCACGTTCTACGAGACCTCCGCCGCAGCCCACGACGCCGGCTACCGGGCCTGCAAGCGCTGCCTTCCGGAGGCGGTTCCGGGGACACCCGCCTGGAACCTGCGCCAGGATATTGCCGGACGCGCCATGCGGCTCATCAACGACGGCGTGATCAACCGGGACGGCGTGGAGGGCCTCGCAGCCCGCCTGGGCTATTCGTCCCGCCAGCTCAACCGCATCCTCACCCAGGAACTGGGCGCGGGGCCATTGTCGCTGGCCCGGGCAGGCCGGGCACAGACCGCCCGGACCCTGCTGGTGTCCACCACCATGAAGCTCGCGGACGTCGCGTTCGCGGCGGGCTTCAGCAGCGTACGGCAGTTCAACGAAACCATGCTTGAGGTCTTCGGCATGACCCCCACTGCGCTGCGGGCGGCCCGGCAGCCGAAGGCCCCCGCCGGGTCCACGGCCATCACCCTCCGCCTCCCCTACCGGGAACCTTTCGACCCCGGGATTTTCACATTCCTGGCCGTGCGCGCCCTGCCTGGAATCGAAGTTGGAACCACGGCGTCCTACGCCCGAACGCTGCGGCTTCCCCACGGAGACGCGCGGTTCCGGGTGGATTACGACGACGGCGGGCCCGGGCGACCGCTGACCCTCACCATCGGCGCGGTGGACCTCCGCGACCTGCCGGCCTTGCTGAGCCGCGTCCGGAGGCTGTTCGACCTGGACGCTGACCCGGTTGCCATTGACAACGCGCTGGCCGGGGACAACCGGCTTACGGATGCGGTGGCAGGTGCCCCCGGAATCAGGATGCCCGGAGCGCTGGATCCCGCGGAAATGCTGGTCCGGGCGATGGTTGGGCAGCAGGTGACCGTCGCTGCGGCGCGGACCGCACTCACCCAACTGGCCGCCGTCGGACGCCCCAGCCAAAGCCCCGGCGAGGGCCTTGACCGCATGTTCCCCACGGCAGCGGAGATCGCTGCAGACGGCCACGCCCTCCTGCGCGGACCCCGGAAGCGCACCGAGGCGCTCCTCGCAGCCGCTTCCGCCCTCGCGGAGGGTAGGCTCGACTTCGGCTACGGCGACGACCCGGCCAGCCTGGCCGCCAAGCTGCTGCCCCTGGCGGGGGTTGGACCGTGGACGGTGGGCTACCTCACCATGCGGGTGCTCGGCGCCCCGGACGTATTCCTGGCCAACGACGCGGCGGTGCGGAACGGGATCAAGGCACTGAGCGGCATGGCGGAGGCCGCGGCGAATGCGGGACCTGGTCTCCCGGGTGCTGCGGGCCGAACCCCGGACTTCCGCGAGGTCAGCCCGTGGCGCTCCTATGCCACCATGCACCTGTGGCGGGCGGCGGCCCCGTCCACTGCCGGCGCGCGTCCGCGGGCGGCGGCGCTTGCCGCGGCAGGCACCAGCACAGCACGCACCAGCACCGCAGAGAAAGCGAACCGATGA
- a CDS encoding DNA-3-methyladenine glycosylase, whose protein sequence is MSRNPLAGASLRDFLSGDARELAPLLLGAVLTHESREGAVSVRLTEVEAYLGPEDSLHPDPGSHTYRGPTPRNAPMFGPAGHLYVYFTYGMHHCTNLVCGPEGTASALLLRAGEIVEGVELARRRRPTSKGPADLARGPARLAKAMGMTTADSGRDALAPPFGLVLPPRPSQPVSSGPRVGVSGAGGTDLYSWRFWITGDPTVSQYKAAKPKRAKPDPAGFHRH, encoded by the coding sequence ATGAGCAGAAATCCGCTGGCCGGCGCCTCGCTGCGGGATTTCCTGTCCGGGGATGCCCGCGAGTTGGCCCCGCTGCTGCTGGGCGCGGTCCTGACGCACGAGTCGCGGGAAGGCGCCGTGTCCGTCCGGCTCACCGAGGTGGAGGCCTACCTGGGGCCCGAGGATTCCCTGCATCCTGACCCCGGATCCCACACCTACCGCGGGCCCACGCCCCGCAATGCACCCATGTTTGGCCCGGCCGGACACCTCTACGTCTACTTCACCTACGGAATGCATCACTGCACCAACCTCGTCTGCGGACCGGAAGGAACGGCCTCGGCCCTGCTGCTGCGGGCCGGGGAGATCGTGGAGGGCGTGGAACTGGCGCGGCGCCGGCGCCCCACCTCCAAGGGGCCCGCCGACCTCGCAAGGGGCCCGGCCCGCCTAGCCAAGGCTATGGGCATGACGACGGCGGACAGTGGACGCGATGCGCTGGCCCCGCCTTTCGGGCTGGTGCTTCCGCCCCGCCCCAGCCAGCCGGTCAGTTCAGGCCCCCGGGTGGGGGTCTCCGGTGCAGGCGGAACGGACCTCTACTCGTGGCGCTTCTGGATCACCGGCGACCCCACCGTCTCCCAGTACAAGGCAGCCAAGCCCAAGAGGGCAAAACCGGATCCGGCCGGGTTTCACAGGCATTAA
- a CDS encoding AAA family ATPase produces the protein MLDADLAHERDYVAGLYARLEELREEKRRQLAQVRRAGAVGTMQNVSERDAFAALYEDRLAQLDAVDDRLVFGRLDLDSGEAQYIGRIGLTTEDLQRLMVDWRAPEAGHFYQATAFDRQGVRRRRHLILQGREVKAIEDDVLDAGMLADNESLQGEGALLAALNSKRTGRMSDIVSTIQSEQDRIIRSSISGALVVQGGPGTGKTAVALHRAAYLLYTHRDRLKTAGVLLVGPSSSFMKYIERVLPSLGETGVVMASLGRLMPGIHAVPEPDAAVAAIKGRLDMAGVVANAVANRQRMPAEDRILEVDGRKLVLTQRQVRRARERARSTGKPHNEARVTFVKILLRELTEQMTELVEAGNIGNNADRSYLAEDVRSARDVRIALNLCWMPMTPEKLISELFSKPAILEACTPKLTAAERALLLRPADAPWTESDVPLLDEAAELLGELDAAAGRGLAQQEHDRARDLANAKQTLVNMEAAGVDPLMSAEELAEQNQEQEARQTAAERATSDRTWAFGHIVVDEAQELSPMQWRLLVRRCPLKSFTIVGDIAQTSSVAGANSWQGALAPMFGERWQLEELTVNYRTPSQIAEAAVRMANAAGLVVSAPKAVREGRWSPIIDEVERGQVVSRLVEVLSEELDALDGGLLAVIADGAFLPEATAALRAAYGRRVGTGAGSYEQDIVVISPREAKGLEFDGVVVLEPSMMLNHEHGKVGDLYVAMTRATQRLRLIASEPVPAGIKR, from the coding sequence ATGCTCGACGCCGATTTGGCCCACGAACGGGACTATGTTGCCGGCCTGTATGCGCGGCTGGAAGAGCTGCGCGAGGAAAAGCGCCGCCAGCTGGCGCAGGTCCGCCGGGCCGGGGCCGTGGGCACCATGCAGAACGTCTCCGAGCGTGACGCATTCGCGGCCCTGTATGAGGACCGCCTGGCACAGCTCGATGCCGTGGACGACCGGCTGGTCTTCGGCCGCCTGGACCTGGACTCGGGGGAAGCGCAGTACATAGGCCGTATCGGCCTCACCACCGAGGACCTGCAACGGCTGATGGTGGACTGGCGCGCGCCCGAGGCCGGCCATTTCTACCAGGCCACCGCGTTTGACCGGCAGGGCGTGCGTCGCCGCCGGCACCTCATTTTGCAGGGGCGTGAGGTGAAGGCCATCGAGGATGACGTCCTTGATGCGGGCATGCTTGCGGACAACGAATCGCTGCAGGGCGAGGGCGCCCTCCTGGCCGCGCTGAATTCGAAGCGCACCGGCCGGATGTCGGACATCGTCAGCACCATCCAGTCCGAGCAGGACCGCATCATCCGCTCCTCGATTTCTGGTGCGCTGGTGGTGCAGGGCGGGCCCGGCACCGGCAAGACCGCTGTTGCCCTGCACCGCGCCGCCTACCTGCTCTACACCCACCGCGACCGCCTCAAGACCGCCGGCGTACTGCTGGTGGGCCCGTCGTCGTCGTTCATGAAGTACATCGAACGGGTGCTGCCATCCCTCGGCGAGACCGGCGTGGTCATGGCCAGCCTGGGCCGTCTTATGCCCGGAATCCACGCTGTGCCCGAGCCGGACGCCGCGGTTGCCGCCATCAAGGGGCGGCTGGACATGGCCGGCGTCGTGGCAAATGCCGTGGCCAACCGGCAGCGGATGCCCGCCGAGGACCGGATCCTCGAAGTCGACGGCCGCAAACTCGTGCTGACCCAGCGCCAAGTGCGCCGGGCACGGGAACGGGCACGCTCCACCGGCAAGCCCCACAACGAGGCACGCGTGACGTTCGTCAAGATCCTGCTGCGGGAACTGACCGAACAGATGACCGAGCTCGTTGAGGCCGGGAACATCGGCAACAACGCCGACCGCTCCTACCTGGCTGAAGATGTGCGCAGCGCGCGTGACGTGCGGATCGCCCTCAACCTTTGCTGGATGCCCATGACGCCGGAAAAGCTGATCTCCGAGCTCTTCAGCAAGCCGGCAATCCTGGAAGCCTGCACGCCCAAGCTGACCGCCGCGGAGCGTGCCCTGCTGCTGCGCCCCGCGGACGCGCCCTGGACGGAATCCGACGTGCCCCTGCTGGATGAGGCTGCTGAGCTGCTCGGCGAGCTTGATGCGGCGGCCGGGCGTGGACTCGCCCAGCAGGAACACGACCGTGCCCGGGACCTTGCGAACGCGAAGCAGACGCTGGTCAACATGGAGGCGGCCGGCGTGGACCCGCTGATGTCTGCCGAGGAACTGGCCGAGCAGAACCAGGAGCAGGAAGCGCGGCAGACCGCGGCCGAGCGTGCCACCAGCGACCGCACCTGGGCCTTTGGCCACATCGTGGTGGACGAGGCGCAGGAGCTTTCGCCTATGCAATGGCGACTGCTGGTCCGCCGTTGCCCCCTGAAGTCCTTCACGATCGTCGGGGACATCGCGCAGACGAGCTCAGTTGCCGGGGCCAATTCGTGGCAGGGCGCGCTTGCTCCGATGTTCGGTGAGCGCTGGCAGCTGGAGGAGCTGACGGTCAACTACCGGACTCCCTCGCAGATCGCCGAAGCCGCGGTCCGGATGGCCAACGCTGCCGGACTGGTGGTATCGGCGCCCAAGGCTGTCCGAGAAGGGCGCTGGTCGCCCATCATTGATGAGGTGGAGCGGGGCCAGGTTGTCAGCCGCCTTGTTGAGGTCCTGTCCGAGGAACTGGACGCGCTCGACGGCGGGCTCCTCGCCGTCATCGCGGACGGCGCCTTCCTGCCAGAAGCCACCGCAGCCCTGCGCGCCGCCTACGGGCGCCGCGTAGGAACAGGTGCCGGCAGCTATGAGCAGGACATCGTGGTGATCAGCCCGCGTGAAGCGAAGGGCCTGGAGTTCGACGGCGTCGTGGTGCTTGAGCCGTCCATGATGCTCAACCACGAGCACGGCAAGGTGGGGGACCTGTACGTGGCGATGACCCGTGCCACCCAGCGGCTCCGGCTTATCGCATCGGAACCTGTGCCGGCCGGGATCAAGCGCTGA
- the tyrS gene encoding tyrosine--tRNA ligase, with protein MPELNSLESQQNDPTFANVWQELKWRGLVHVSTDEAELEKLLAGGPVTYYCGFDPTAPSLHLGNLVQLLLMRRLQLAGHKPLGLVGGSTGMIGDPRPTAERTLNTKDTVAEWVGYLQAQVRRFLSFEGDNAARMVNNLDWTAPLSAIDFLRDVGKHFRVGTMLRKDAVASRLSSDEGISYTEFSYQILQGMDYLQLYRDYGCVLQTGGSDQWGNLTSGTELIRKVEGKSVHALGTPLITNADGTKFGKSEGNAIWLDAGMCSPYAFYQFWVNTADADVVNRLKVFTFLTRAEIEEIAVAVAERPFAREGQRKLAYEVTSLVHGVDATEKVIAASAALFGNGDLTALDKSTLQAATSELPSATVQVDAMGIVDLLVASGLSESKSAARRTVGEGGAYVNNEKVSDPEAVISESELLHGQYLLLRRGKKNLATVEVLVP; from the coding sequence GTGCCAGAACTCAACAGCCTCGAATCGCAGCAGAACGACCCCACTTTTGCCAACGTGTGGCAGGAGCTGAAATGGCGTGGCCTGGTCCACGTCTCCACCGATGAAGCAGAGCTCGAAAAACTGCTCGCCGGTGGGCCGGTGACGTACTATTGCGGCTTCGATCCCACCGCGCCGAGCCTGCACTTGGGCAACCTGGTCCAGCTCCTGCTTATGCGGCGGCTGCAGCTGGCCGGCCACAAGCCGCTCGGGCTTGTGGGCGGTTCCACCGGGATGATCGGCGATCCCCGCCCCACCGCCGAGCGCACCCTGAACACCAAGGACACCGTGGCCGAGTGGGTGGGCTACCTCCAGGCGCAGGTCCGCCGGTTCCTCAGCTTCGAGGGCGACAACGCAGCCCGGATGGTCAACAATCTGGACTGGACAGCGCCGCTGAGCGCCATCGACTTCCTGCGTGACGTGGGAAAGCACTTCCGCGTGGGAACCATGCTGCGCAAGGACGCCGTGGCCTCCCGGCTGAGCTCGGATGAGGGCATCAGCTACACAGAATTCAGCTACCAGATCCTGCAGGGGATGGATTACCTCCAGCTTTACCGCGATTACGGCTGCGTGCTGCAGACCGGCGGCTCCGACCAGTGGGGCAACCTCACCAGCGGAACCGAGCTGATCCGCAAGGTGGAGGGCAAGAGCGTCCATGCCCTGGGAACCCCGCTGATCACCAATGCTGACGGCACCAAGTTCGGCAAGAGCGAGGGCAACGCCATCTGGCTCGACGCCGGCATGTGCAGCCCGTATGCCTTCTACCAGTTCTGGGTCAACACGGCGGATGCCGATGTTGTGAACCGGCTGAAGGTCTTCACTTTCCTTACTCGGGCTGAGATCGAAGAAATTGCCGTAGCTGTGGCTGAGCGCCCCTTCGCCCGTGAAGGCCAGCGCAAGCTCGCCTACGAAGTGACGTCCCTCGTGCATGGGGTCGACGCCACGGAAAAGGTAATTGCGGCATCCGCAGCGCTGTTCGGCAACGGTGACCTTACTGCCCTCGACAAGTCCACCCTCCAAGCGGCCACCTCCGAGCTTCCCTCCGCCACCGTGCAGGTGGATGCCATGGGAATCGTGGACCTGCTGGTTGCTTCGGGTCTTTCCGAAAGCAAGTCGGCGGCTCGACGCACTGTGGGCGAAGGCGGAGCCTACGTCAACAACGAGAAGGTCTCCGACCCTGAAGCCGTGATTTCAGAGTCCGAACTCCTGCACGGGCAGTACCTCCTCCTGCGCCGCGGAAAGAAGAACCTCGCCACGGTGGAAGTCCTGGTTCCCTAG